The Halobacterium litoreum genome includes a region encoding these proteins:
- a CDS encoding cupredoxin domain-containing protein gives MTLRHAGAAVAVLVLALASVVGATALTDASVASGDSSGFAHPTPDGDATPETTLVENGSVVNANTDTAPGGCAEIRGERHVTIHAGSEYADPGEAFGYDVDTLTASPCTRLVVTLVNHDDVRHQWMAHGLPSDTYPMGMFTIEVADRGRVTGTFVTPAQSGEYQGHCSLPQHEQKGMRLPLVITDGPGDATTQSTTTESGGTSLPVPGFGALAALAALAAAALLAVRD, from the coding sequence ATGACGCTCCGCCACGCCGGTGCCGCCGTCGCCGTCCTCGTCCTCGCGCTCGCCTCGGTTGTCGGGGCCACCGCGCTCACGGACGCCAGCGTCGCGTCCGGCGACAGCAGCGGATTCGCCCATCCGACGCCCGACGGCGACGCAACCCCCGAGACCACGCTCGTCGAGAACGGCAGCGTGGTCAACGCCAACACCGACACCGCGCCCGGCGGCTGCGCCGAAATCCGGGGCGAACGCCACGTCACCATCCACGCCGGCAGCGAGTACGCCGACCCCGGCGAAGCCTTCGGCTACGACGTCGACACGCTCACCGCGTCCCCCTGCACGCGCCTCGTCGTCACGCTCGTCAACCACGACGACGTCCGCCATCAGTGGATGGCCCACGGCCTCCCGTCCGACACCTACCCGATGGGGATGTTCACCATCGAAGTCGCCGACCGCGGCCGCGTCACCGGCACGTTCGTCACGCCCGCCCAGTCCGGCGAGTACCAGGGTCACTGCTCGCTTCCCCAGCACGAACAGAAGGGGATGCGCCTCCCGCTCGTAATCACCGACGGCCCCGGCGACGCGACGACTCAATCCACGACGACCGAATCCGGCGGAACGTCTCTCCCCGTCCCCGGATTCGGCGCCCTCGCCGCGCTCGCAGCGCTCGCCGCCGCGGCGCTGCTCGCCGTCCGCGACTGA